Proteins encoded within one genomic window of Candidatus Brevundimonas colombiensis:
- a CDS encoding TonB-dependent receptor encodes MTFRNLAYGASAVAILMSASTGAFAQETTGAITGFVYDASGAPLAGATVTVTHTPSGTTSTTVTDQTGQFSARGLRVGGPYTVRSVSTSGDASSQVSSIGIGTPVAVELVVAGASGSASQVADVVVTGIRSGGLRTSPRANLNLSDIETLPSIGRDIKDIVRTTPFATVDPTNQDALSIGGQNTRYNAILLDGIRQSDDFGLNGNGYPTLNSPISRSVIEAVTVDVAPYGVQYGSFTGGVVNSVTKSGTNDFHGEIFYEKTDQDLRGETFSYKDFVSGQRQDRSLTGEFEDKTWGATLRGPIIRDRLFFLLNYEKNEQTTPVLAGPAGAGLPNEAEGITQSQIDQVREIAKTVYNFDPLDWRASNLGSQDEKYFAKIDWNINDRHRAVVSYQQTEASELRLNNTTTSGTNVSVGLLSSAYKFDTSLKVYRAQLFSDWTDRFSTELSVSRKEVENISNSLAGNDFAAMQVYLDSPYGAQAGTRRSIRFGPERSRHANSLTVETTLYRAVAKYDAGFGHRFTGGFEREEQDVFNLFVQVANGEYEFDSIDSFRNRQAASIGYSNAASNNKNDGAASFKYAQNTLYFQDEWSATPNLTITAGLRYDWYTTDDKPQVNPGFVQRFGFANNATIDGISSLQPRFGFNWRAPWDVTVYGGFGRFQGGSPNVWLSNAYSNPGNLLGSFQCKTAANYQSQFARNFAVCSAEERSALANVNGLQVADVAKQAVTTSAALGTGNINLTDPTFKTPSIWKTSLGATKSFDFSRFRMGEGWRVTAEYVHSELEDAIGWVDLSLARTQNGAAPDGRPVFGPNPVRRGQQVLMLTNIDGGKADQFAFAVGKDWYDGWLNGAGFNLSYTYLDSKDASGGTSSTASSNFGNIALSDPNDAPLATSSYEIEHALKLNVSYSRAFFGDYRTRINLYAQRRSGLAYSYTFGNADFGEYITTSRQLLYVPQVDSSGNITATSDPRVSYGANFNVANFNDFLKRTGLIDYAGEISPRNAFKSPYVTTVDMHIEQELPAFFPGGAKLIGYMDIENLGNLINDEWGSIQQIGFPYTSGNVDATIANNRYTYTNFSNRSPSVPSVNAVWQIKLGVRYQF; translated from the coding sequence ATGACCTTCCGCAACCTGGCGTATGGCGCCTCTGCCGTCGCCATCCTCATGTCCGCTTCAACGGGTGCCTTCGCGCAGGAAACTACCGGGGCGATCACCGGGTTTGTATACGACGCCTCGGGAGCGCCCCTCGCCGGTGCTACTGTGACTGTCACCCACACGCCTTCGGGAACGACCTCAACGACCGTCACGGATCAGACGGGACAATTCTCCGCTCGTGGCCTGCGTGTGGGCGGACCTTATACCGTGCGCAGCGTCTCGACGTCGGGCGATGCTTCCAGCCAAGTCTCGTCGATCGGCATCGGCACGCCTGTTGCAGTCGAATTGGTTGTCGCAGGTGCCTCCGGGAGCGCTTCCCAAGTGGCGGACGTTGTTGTGACAGGTATCCGTTCGGGCGGCCTGCGGACTTCGCCCCGCGCCAACCTGAACCTCAGCGACATTGAGACGCTGCCGTCAATTGGTCGCGACATCAAAGACATTGTGCGCACCACGCCGTTCGCGACTGTTGATCCCACCAACCAAGACGCTTTGTCAATTGGCGGGCAAAACACTCGCTACAACGCCATTCTGCTTGACGGCATTCGTCAAAGCGACGACTTCGGCCTCAACGGCAACGGCTATCCTACGCTTAACTCGCCGATTTCCCGGTCGGTGATCGAAGCCGTCACCGTAGATGTTGCGCCCTATGGCGTGCAGTACGGTTCCTTCACTGGAGGCGTGGTCAACTCGGTTACGAAATCGGGTACGAACGATTTCCACGGCGAAATCTTCTACGAAAAAACGGATCAAGATTTGCGTGGCGAAACCTTCAGCTACAAGGATTTTGTTTCGGGTCAGCGTCAAGACCGTAGCCTCACCGGTGAGTTTGAGGACAAAACCTGGGGCGCTACTCTGCGTGGCCCGATTATTCGTGACCGACTGTTCTTCCTGTTGAACTATGAAAAGAACGAGCAGACAACTCCAGTTCTAGCTGGACCGGCTGGTGCGGGCTTGCCGAACGAAGCCGAAGGCATCACTCAGTCCCAGATCGATCAAGTTCGCGAAATTGCCAAGACTGTTTACAATTTCGATCCGCTGGACTGGCGGGCGAGCAATCTGGGCAGCCAAGATGAAAAATACTTCGCCAAGATCGACTGGAACATCAACGATCGCCATCGGGCCGTAGTATCCTACCAGCAAACTGAAGCTAGTGAACTTCGGTTGAATAACACCACTACCAGCGGCACCAATGTATCGGTGGGTTTGCTGTCGTCGGCCTACAAGTTCGACACCAGCTTGAAGGTGTATCGTGCACAACTGTTCTCGGATTGGACTGACCGGTTCTCCACCGAATTGTCCGTCAGCCGTAAGGAGGTGGAGAACATTTCCAACAGCCTAGCCGGAAACGATTTTGCTGCCATGCAAGTGTATCTGGACTCGCCTTATGGAGCGCAGGCGGGCACGCGCCGGTCGATCCGCTTCGGTCCAGAGCGTTCGCGCCATGCGAACAGCCTGACAGTCGAGACCACCCTGTATCGCGCTGTCGCAAAATACGATGCCGGCTTCGGGCACCGATTTACCGGCGGGTTCGAACGAGAAGAACAGGATGTGTTCAATCTGTTCGTCCAAGTCGCGAATGGAGAATATGAGTTCGATTCGATCGACAGCTTCCGCAACCGTCAAGCCGCTTCGATCGGCTACTCCAATGCAGCAAGCAACAATAAGAACGATGGTGCTGCCTCGTTCAAGTATGCGCAAAATACGCTGTATTTCCAAGATGAATGGAGCGCGACGCCTAACCTGACCATTACCGCTGGTCTGCGGTACGATTGGTACACGACCGACGATAAGCCACAGGTGAATCCAGGGTTCGTCCAACGCTTCGGCTTCGCTAACAACGCTACCATCGACGGCATTTCCAGCCTTCAGCCGCGTTTCGGTTTCAACTGGCGTGCTCCGTGGGACGTCACGGTTTATGGCGGTTTCGGGCGCTTCCAGGGTGGTTCGCCAAACGTGTGGCTGTCCAACGCCTATTCAAACCCTGGCAATCTGCTTGGCTCGTTCCAATGCAAGACGGCCGCCAACTACCAGTCGCAGTTCGCGCGTAACTTTGCCGTGTGTAGCGCGGAGGAACGTTCGGCGCTTGCCAACGTCAATGGCCTTCAGGTTGCCGACGTGGCCAAGCAGGCCGTCACCACCAGCGCCGCTTTGGGCACAGGCAATATCAACCTGACCGACCCGACCTTCAAAACGCCGTCGATCTGGAAGACATCGCTTGGCGCGACCAAATCGTTCGACTTCAGCCGCTTCCGGATGGGCGAAGGCTGGCGAGTCACGGCTGAGTATGTTCACTCCGAACTTGAAGACGCGATCGGTTGGGTCGATCTGTCCTTGGCTCGTACGCAAAATGGCGCGGCTCCTGATGGTCGTCCGGTGTTTGGGCCGAACCCTGTACGTCGCGGTCAGCAAGTCTTGATGCTGACCAACATCGATGGCGGCAAGGCTGATCAGTTCGCCTTTGCTGTCGGCAAGGATTGGTATGATGGTTGGCTGAACGGGGCCGGATTCAATCTGTCCTACACCTATCTGGACAGCAAGGATGCGTCTGGCGGTACATCGTCGACGGCCAGCTCCAACTTCGGCAACATCGCCCTGTCGGATCCGAATGACGCGCCGCTGGCGACGTCTAGCTACGAGATCGAACACGCGTTGAAGCTGAATGTCAGCTATTCTCGCGCATTCTTCGGTGACTATCGGACGCGCATTAATCTGTATGCGCAACGCAGGTCTGGCTTGGCCTATAGCTACACGTTCGGCAACGCTGACTTCGGTGAATACATCACCACGTCGCGCCAACTGCTGTATGTGCCGCAAGTGGACTCGTCGGGGAACATTACGGCCACAAGTGACCCGCGTGTCAGCTACGGCGCCAACTTCAATGTCGCGAACTTCAACGATTTCTTGAAGAGAACGGGTCTGATCGACTACGCTGGTGAAATCTCGCCGCGTAACGCCTTCAAGTCTCCTTACGTAACTACGGTGGATATGCACATCGAGCAGGAGCTTCCGGCCTTCTTCCCGGGCGGCGCCAAGTTGATCGGCTATATGGACATCGAAAATCTTGGCAATCTGATCAACGACGAATGGGGTTCGATCCAACAGATCGGTTTCCCTTATACATCCGGCAATGTGGATGCGACGATCGCCAATAATCGCTACACCTACACTAACTTCTCCAATCGCAGCCCATCGGTGCCCAGCGTCAACGCGGTGTGGCAAATCAAACTAGGCGTTCGCTACCAGTTCTGA
- a CDS encoding agmatine deiminase family protein: MTAPVAAAIPAEWAPHRAMWVGWPTHAEYWFDALEQARDEVEGLVRALAGPGREQVRLMVGKPELAAEVQARFTGVENVEVVAGAFGDIWLRDTGPIFGAGSKMAAAFRFNGWGGKYDMPGDDLVAGQIGERSGTPLTWNDFVMEGGSLDHDGEGTVLTTRQCLLNPNRNPAWNQDEAVAAAALEQAVGARAVLWLGDGLLNDHTDGHVDNLARFVAPGVVACPIAWGRTDVNADVYDATARDLSAMTDAAGRRLKVVRIPSPGLVLDEDERPIPASHMNFLIANGAVVVPTYGDEEAARFACAALADAFPDREIIPLPSNAILTGGGSFHCISQQEPA, encoded by the coding sequence ATGACCGCCCCCGTTGCAGCCGCCATCCCCGCCGAATGGGCTCCCCACCGCGCCATGTGGGTGGGTTGGCCGACCCATGCGGAATACTGGTTCGATGCGCTGGAGCAGGCGCGTGACGAGGTTGAGGGGCTGGTGCGGGCCCTGGCGGGGCCGGGTCGCGAGCAGGTTCGGCTGATGGTCGGCAAACCCGAACTCGCAGCCGAGGTTCAGGCGCGGTTTACGGGCGTCGAGAATGTCGAGGTCGTCGCGGGCGCGTTCGGTGACATCTGGCTTCGCGACACCGGTCCGATCTTTGGCGCGGGGTCAAAGATGGCGGCTGCGTTCCGGTTCAACGGTTGGGGCGGCAAATACGACATGCCGGGCGACGATCTGGTGGCGGGCCAGATCGGCGAACGGTCGGGTACGCCCCTGACCTGGAACGACTTTGTCATGGAGGGCGGGTCGCTGGATCACGACGGGGAGGGGACGGTCCTGACCACGCGCCAGTGCCTGCTGAACCCCAACCGCAACCCGGCCTGGAACCAGGACGAGGCCGTCGCGGCGGCGGCGCTGGAACAGGCCGTGGGCGCCAGGGCGGTGCTGTGGCTGGGCGACGGCCTGTTGAACGACCACACGGACGGCCACGTCGACAACCTGGCCCGCTTCGTCGCGCCGGGCGTGGTCGCCTGCCCGATCGCCTGGGGACGGACCGACGTCAACGCCGACGTCTATGACGCCACGGCGCGCGATCTGTCGGCCATGACGGACGCGGCAGGGCGCAGGCTGAAGGTCGTTCGCATCCCGTCGCCCGGACTGGTGCTGGACGAGGACGAACGCCCCATTCCGGCCAGCCACATGAACTTCCTGATCGCCAATGGCGCGGTGGTGGTGCCGACCTATGGCGATGAAGAAGCCGCCCGCTTTGCCTGCGCCGCCCTGGCCGACGCCTTCCCGGACCGTGAAATCATTCCGCTGCCCTCCAACGCCATACTGACCGGCGGCGGCTCGTTCCACTGCATCTCCCAGCAGGAGCCCGCATGA